A single window of Anomaloglossus baeobatrachus isolate aAnoBae1 chromosome 5, aAnoBae1.hap1, whole genome shotgun sequence DNA harbors:
- the LOC142312192 gene encoding gastrula zinc finger protein XlCGF66.1-like codes for MNKDKMAERILHLTLEILFRLTGEDYTVVKKTSSERYQDPVSEGWGRPLSPITGPPPHPPIHEDINDQKILELTYKMIELLTGEVPIRYQDITVYFSMEEWEYLEEHKDLYNDIKMEVPQPLTSPVLSSERTTPERCPRPLLPQDCKQENPSVPQDHQVDGEKVS; via the exons ATGAAtaaggacaagatggcggagaggatattacacctcaccctagagatcctcttccggcttactggagag gattacacagtagtgaagaagacctctagtgagcgctatcaggaccctgtgtctgagggatggggaagacccctgagcccaatcacggggcctccacctcaccccccgatacatgaggacatcaatgaccagaagatcctagaactcacctacaagatgattgagctgctgactggagag gttcctataaggtatcAGGatatcaccgtctatttctccatggaggagtgggagtatttagaagaacacaaagatctgtacaacgaCATaaagatggaggttccccagccacttacttcaccag ttctatccagtgagaggacaacaccagagagatgtccccgtcctcttcttccacaggactgtaaacaagaaaatcctagtgttcctcaggatcatcaggtagatggagaaaaggtgtcatga